The Streptomyces nitrosporeus genome includes a window with the following:
- a CDS encoding cystathionine gamma-lyase, with protein sequence MSTTNDGTRAVRAGLPAPEQYEPTLPGPVFAAHFHLSGKPVGPYTYGRDTNPTWTHLERAISELEAPGRQVETTVFASGMAAVSAVLLSRSRAGDVVVLPDDGYQALPLVREQLEAYGVHVRTAPTGGDAQLRALDGAKLLWLETPSNPGLDVCDVRRLVDAAHGAGTLVAVDNTLATPLGQRPLELGADFSVASDTKAMTGHGDILLGHVTCGDPQLAAGVRRWRKVVGAIPGPMEAWLAHRSLATLQLRVDRQCATALALAEALAGRADVTGLRYPGLPDDPSHPVAVRQMRRFGSVVSFVLDGKETAERFLEALELVDDATSFGSVRSTAERRARWGGDAVPEGFIRFSVGAEDPEDLLADVMKALDRATAG encoded by the coding sequence ATGAGCACCACGAACGACGGGACCCGGGCGGTACGAGCGGGACTGCCCGCGCCGGAACAGTACGAACCGACGCTGCCCGGACCGGTCTTCGCCGCGCACTTCCACCTGTCCGGAAAGCCCGTCGGCCCGTACACCTACGGCAGGGACACCAACCCGACGTGGACCCACCTGGAGCGGGCGATCTCCGAGCTGGAGGCGCCGGGCCGACAGGTGGAGACGACGGTCTTCGCCTCCGGGATGGCGGCCGTCTCCGCGGTCCTGCTCTCCCGGTCACGCGCGGGTGACGTCGTGGTCCTGCCCGACGACGGATACCAGGCGCTCCCGCTGGTCCGGGAGCAGCTGGAGGCGTACGGCGTCCATGTGCGTACGGCCCCCACCGGCGGCGACGCCCAGCTGCGGGCCCTCGACGGGGCGAAGCTGCTGTGGCTGGAGACTCCTTCGAACCCCGGGCTCGACGTCTGCGACGTGCGCCGCCTGGTCGACGCGGCCCATGGGGCGGGAACCCTGGTCGCCGTCGACAACACCCTGGCCACCCCTCTCGGCCAGCGCCCCCTGGAACTGGGCGCCGATTTCTCGGTGGCGAGCGACACCAAGGCCATGACCGGCCACGGGGACATCCTCCTCGGCCATGTGACGTGCGGGGACCCTCAGCTGGCGGCCGGCGTCCGGCGGTGGCGGAAGGTCGTCGGCGCGATCCCCGGCCCCATGGAGGCCTGGCTCGCCCACCGTTCACTGGCCACCCTGCAGCTGCGGGTCGACCGGCAGTGCGCCACGGCGCTCGCGCTGGCCGAGGCCCTGGCGGGGCGTGCGGACGTGACCGGCCTGCGGTACCCCGGGCTGCCCGACGACCCTTCCCACCCGGTCGCGGTGCGGCAGATGCGGCGCTTCGGGTCCGTGGTCTCCTTCGTACTGGACGGCAAGGAGACCGCCGAGCGCTTCCTGGAGGCGCTGGAGCTGGTCGACGACGCGACCAGCTTCGGGAGTGTGCGTTCGACCGCGGAGCGCCGGGCGCGCTGGGGTGGGGACGCCGTCCCGGAGGGCTTCATCCGCTTCTCGGTGGGCGCCGAGGACCCGGAGGATCTGCTGGCCGACGTCATGAAGGCGCTGGACCGGGCCACTGCCGGCTGA
- a CDS encoding DUF5326 family protein: MREIFAGMPWWVKWVAVPLIAIVVFGGLIASIVGFVVGLLFKVLVFVVLVGGLIFVVRKFLASSSRSDW, from the coding sequence GTGCGGGAGATTTTCGCGGGTATGCCCTGGTGGGTGAAGTGGGTCGCGGTGCCTCTCATCGCGATCGTCGTGTTCGGCGGCCTGATCGCCAGCATCGTCGGGTTCGTCGTCGGGCTGTTGTTCAAGGTCCTGGTCTTCGTGGTCCTGGTCGGCGGCCTGATCTTCGTGGTGCGCAAGTTCCTGGCGTCGTCCTCCCGGAGCGACTGGTAG
- a CDS encoding phage holin family protein, giving the protein MKNFVVKTIANAGALAVAIWLLQDITLTGDDTGRKVLTLIVVALLFGLVNFLVKPVVKLLTFPLFILTLGLITLVVNALMLLLTSWLADVLDVSFHVEGFWTAVLGGLIISVVSWALNVVLPDED; this is encoded by the coding sequence ATGAAGAATTTCGTAGTCAAGACGATCGCCAACGCGGGTGCGCTGGCCGTGGCCATCTGGCTGCTCCAGGACATCACGCTGACCGGTGACGACACCGGCCGCAAGGTCCTGACCCTGATCGTGGTGGCGCTCCTGTTCGGCCTGGTCAACTTCCTTGTGAAGCCCGTGGTCAAGCTCCTGACCTTCCCGCTGTTCATCCTGACCCTCGGGCTGATCACCCTCGTGGTCAACGCCCTGATGCTGCTGCTGACCTCATGGCTGGCGGACGTCCTCGATGTGAGCTTCCATGTCGAGGGCTTCTGGACCGCCGTCCTGGGCGGGCTGATCATCTCGGTGGTCTCCTGGGCGCTCAACGTCGTGCTGCCCGACGAGGACTGA
- a CDS encoding NUDIX hydrolase, translating to MTERPVVKRTARAVLLDGDDLVLIKRTKPGVDPYWVTPGGGVEPEDATVIDALHRELDEELGAKITDVVPCFVDTVEHTEDGGIKGVKVQHFFVCRLASMDPARRHGPEIDAPCGEYEIVRVPFSRVGIAAVHLVPLSLRHYLDGNIEGVRAMHAPDLG from the coding sequence ATGACCGAACGCCCGGTGGTCAAGCGCACCGCACGTGCCGTCCTGCTCGACGGCGACGACCTCGTCCTGATCAAGCGCACCAAACCCGGCGTCGACCCGTACTGGGTCACACCCGGTGGCGGCGTCGAACCGGAGGACGCCACCGTCATCGACGCGTTGCACCGTGAACTGGACGAGGAGCTGGGCGCCAAGATCACCGATGTGGTGCCCTGCTTCGTCGACACGGTGGAGCACACCGAGGACGGCGGCATCAAGGGGGTGAAGGTCCAGCACTTCTTCGTCTGCCGGCTGGCGTCGATGGACCCCGCGCGCCGGCACGGGCCGGAGATCGACGCGCCCTGCGGTGAGTACGAGATCGTCCGCGTCCCCTTCAGCCGGGTGGGCATCGCGGCGGTCCATCTGGTGCCGCTGTCGCTGCGGCACTATCTGGACGGGAACATCGAGGGAGTACGGGCGATGCACGCCCCCGACCTGGGCTGA
- a CDS encoding SsgA family sporulation/cell division regulator, with amino-acid sequence MRESVQAEVMMSFLVSEELSFRIPVELRYEVSDPYAIRMTFHLPGDAPVTWAFGRELLLDGLNSPSGDGDVHIAPTEPEGLSDVHIRLQVGADRALFRAGTAPLVAFLDRTDKLVPLGQEHTLGDFDGSLEEALGRILAKEQNAG; translated from the coding sequence ATGCGCGAGTCGGTTCAAGCAGAGGTCATGATGAGCTTCCTCGTATCGGAGGAGCTCTCGTTCCGTATTCCGGTGGAGCTCCGGTACGAGGTCAGTGATCCGTACGCGATCCGGATGACCTTCCATCTGCCCGGGGACGCCCCCGTCACCTGGGCGTTCGGCCGGGAGCTGCTGCTGGACGGGCTCAACAGCCCGAGCGGCGACGGTGATGTGCACATTGCCCCGACCGAACCCGAGGGCCTTTCGGATGTGCACATCCGGCTCCAGGTCGGGGCCGACCGGGCACTTTTCAGGGCGGGCACCGCACCACTCGTGGCCTTCCTCGACCGGACGGACAAGTTGGTACCACTCGGACAGGAGCACACGCTGGGTGACTTCGACGGCAGCCTGGAGGAGGCTCTGGGCCGCATCCTCGCCAAGGAGCAGAACGCGGGCTGA
- the thiC gene encoding phosphomethylpyrimidine synthase ThiC translates to MTTADARTPASGRNERNARNAPDASDREAGKSIGWHKGYVRGSRPDILVPVRQVHLTTGRDVALYDTSGPYTDPSVETDVRRGLAPLRENWITARGDTEEYPGRPGRPEDDGLKHTAPRGGLRNLDAVFPGRPRQPRRSRDGRPVTQLAYARRGEITPEMEYVAIRENVLPEVVREEIAAGRAVLPANVNHPETEPMIIGKRFLVKVNANIGNSAVTSSIEEEVDKMTWATRWGADTVMDLSTGRNIHTTREWVLRNSPVPIGTVPLYQALEKVDGRAEELTWEIYKDTVIEQAEQGVDYMTVHAGVRLPYVPLTARRKTGIVSRGGSIMAAWCLAHHKESFLYEHFEELCEILAAYDVTYSLGDGLRPGSIADANDEAQFAELRTLGELNSVAKGFGVQTMIEGPGHVPMHKIKENIDLQQEICEEAPFYTLGPLTTDVAPGYDHITSGIGAAMIAWWGTAMLCYVTPKEHLGLPNRDDVKTGVITYRIAAHAADLAKGHPGAQEWDDALSDARFEFRWEDQFNLALDPDTAREFHDETLPAEPAKTAHFCSMCGPKFCSMKISRSINEKYGDGAAPPEYDEVAVAGMKAKSEEFAVRGNRVYLPLAD, encoded by the coding sequence ATGACCACAGCGGACGCACGCACGCCTGCCTCCGGACGGAACGAGCGGAACGCGCGGAACGCGCCTGACGCATCGGACCGCGAGGCCGGGAAGTCCATCGGCTGGCACAAGGGGTACGTCCGGGGCTCACGCCCGGACATCCTGGTGCCGGTCCGTCAGGTGCACCTCACCACCGGCCGGGACGTGGCGCTGTACGACACGTCGGGGCCGTACACCGATCCTTCCGTGGAAACCGATGTGCGCCGGGGGCTCGCGCCCCTGCGGGAGAACTGGATCACCGCCCGCGGCGACACCGAGGAGTACCCGGGCCGTCCCGGGCGGCCCGAGGACGACGGGCTCAAGCACACCGCGCCCAGGGGCGGTCTGCGCAATCTGGACGCGGTCTTCCCCGGCCGCCCCCGGCAGCCCCGGCGCAGCCGCGACGGCCGGCCGGTCACCCAGCTCGCGTACGCCCGCCGGGGGGAGATCACCCCGGAGATGGAGTACGTAGCGATCCGGGAGAACGTCCTGCCCGAGGTCGTGCGCGAGGAGATCGCGGCGGGCCGGGCGGTGCTGCCGGCCAATGTGAACCACCCGGAGACCGAGCCGATGATCATCGGCAAGCGGTTCCTGGTGAAGGTCAACGCCAACATCGGCAACTCCGCGGTCACCTCGTCCATCGAGGAGGAGGTGGACAAGATGACCTGGGCCACCCGGTGGGGCGCCGACACGGTCATGGACCTGTCCACCGGGCGCAACATCCACACCACCCGGGAGTGGGTACTGCGCAACTCCCCCGTCCCGATCGGGACCGTGCCGCTCTACCAGGCACTGGAGAAGGTGGACGGCCGGGCCGAGGAACTGACCTGGGAGATCTACAAGGACACCGTGATCGAGCAGGCCGAGCAGGGCGTCGACTACATGACGGTGCACGCCGGTGTGCGCCTGCCGTACGTCCCGCTCACCGCCCGCCGCAAGACGGGCATCGTCTCCCGCGGCGGCTCGATCATGGCGGCCTGGTGCCTCGCGCACCACAAGGAGTCCTTCCTGTACGAGCACTTCGAGGAGCTCTGCGAGATCCTCGCGGCGTACGACGTGACGTACTCCCTCGGCGACGGGCTGCGTCCCGGGTCCATCGCCGACGCCAACGACGAGGCGCAGTTCGCGGAACTGCGGACGCTGGGCGAACTCAACTCCGTGGCGAAGGGGTTCGGGGTGCAGACGATGATCGAGGGCCCGGGGCACGTCCCCATGCACAAGATCAAGGAGAACATCGACCTCCAGCAGGAGATCTGCGAGGAGGCGCCGTTCTACACCCTCGGCCCGCTGACGACCGACGTGGCGCCCGGCTACGACCACATCACCTCGGGCATCGGAGCGGCGATGATCGCGTGGTGGGGTACGGCGATGCTCTGCTACGTCACGCCCAAGGAGCACCTGGGGCTGCCGAACCGGGACGACGTGAAGACCGGCGTCATCACCTACAGGATCGCGGCCCACGCGGCGGATCTCGCCAAGGGCCACCCCGGGGCGCAGGAATGGGACGACGCGCTGTCGGACGCCCGTTTCGAGTTCCGCTGGGAGGACCAGTTCAACCTGGCGCTCGACCCGGACACGGCGAGGGAGTTCCACGACGAGACGCTCCCGGCCGAGCCCGCCAAGACCGCGCACTTCTGCTCGATGTGCGGCCCCAAGTTCTGCTCGATGAAGATCAGCCGGAGCATCAACGAGAAGTACGGCGACGGTGCCGCGCCGCCCGAGTACGACGAGGTGGCGGTCGCCGGCATGAAGGCCAAGTCCGAGGAGTTCGCGGTCCGGGGCAACCGGGTCTACCTGCCGCTGGCGGACTGA
- a CDS encoding MFS transporter, translating to MPLALLALAIGAFGIGTTEFVIMGLLPEVAADFQVPIPTAGLLVTGYALGVVLGAPLMTVLGTRTTRKRMLMVLMGLFVIGNLVSALAPVFGVMLAGRVIASLAHGAFFGIGSVVAAGLVAPEKKAGAIAMMFTGLTVANVVGVPLGTLTGQSAGWRTTFLAVAALGVIGLFGVARLLPEQPKPQGVRVRAELAAFRDAQVLLAMAMTVLGFGGVFAAVTYITPMMTEVAGYAPSSVTWLLVLLGLGMVGGNLVGGRFADRRLMPMLYVSLGGLSLVLALFTLTAHNRITAAVTIVLIGGLGFATVPPLQKRVLDHAAGAPTLASAVNVGAFNLGNALSAWLGGLVISAGLGYTAPNWVGAALAAAALLLALLAGALERRTEQAGRPAAAHGPEPVPATVGQG from the coding sequence ATGCCACTCGCGCTCCTCGCCCTGGCCATCGGGGCTTTCGGAATCGGGACGACCGAGTTCGTCATCATGGGACTGCTGCCCGAGGTCGCCGCGGACTTCCAGGTCCCGATCCCGACCGCCGGTCTTCTGGTCACCGGTTACGCCCTCGGAGTCGTTCTCGGTGCGCCGCTGATGACCGTCCTGGGGACCAGGACCACCCGCAAGCGCATGCTGATGGTGTTGATGGGCCTCTTCGTCATCGGCAACCTGGTTTCCGCGCTCGCGCCGGTCTTCGGTGTGATGCTGGCCGGCCGGGTCATCGCCTCGCTCGCGCACGGCGCGTTCTTCGGTATCGGCTCGGTGGTGGCGGCCGGGCTGGTCGCTCCGGAGAAGAAGGCCGGAGCCATCGCCATGATGTTCACCGGTCTCACCGTCGCCAATGTCGTCGGTGTCCCTCTGGGCACCTTGACCGGTCAGAGCGCCGGATGGAGGACGACGTTCCTGGCTGTCGCCGCGCTCGGGGTCATCGGCCTGTTCGGTGTGGCCAGGCTTCTCCCCGAGCAGCCGAAGCCCCAGGGCGTACGCGTCCGGGCGGAGCTGGCCGCTTTCCGTGATGCGCAGGTGCTGCTGGCCATGGCGATGACCGTGCTGGGATTCGGCGGAGTCTTCGCTGCGGTCACCTACATCACGCCGATGATGACGGAGGTCGCCGGCTACGCCCCGTCCTCCGTCACCTGGCTGCTGGTTCTCCTCGGCCTCGGGATGGTCGGAGGTAACCTGGTCGGCGGCCGGTTCGCCGACCGCCGCCTGATGCCGATGCTGTACGTCTCGCTCGGCGGACTCTCCCTGGTCCTGGCCCTCTTCACGCTGACGGCTCACAACAGGATCACCGCCGCCGTCACCATCGTCCTCATCGGAGGCCTGGGCTTCGCGACCGTGCCACCGCTCCAGAAGCGGGTGCTCGACCACGCGGCGGGCGCGCCGACGCTGGCCTCGGCCGTCAACGTCGGTGCCTTCAACCTGGGCAACGCCCTGTCGGCGTGGCTGGGCGGCCTGGTCATCTCGGCCGGTCTCGGTTACACCGCGCCGAACTGGGTGGGTGCCGCCCTGGCCGCGGCGGCGCTGCTTCTGGCCCTTCTCGCCGGAGCGCTCGAACGCCGTACGGAACAGGCCGGCCGGCCTGCCGCGGCGCACGGCCCCGAGCCGGTTCCCGCCACCGTGGGGCAGGGCTGA
- a CDS encoding IclR family transcriptional regulator: protein MTTASSTAVPTLIGSVQRALRLMEAVGAHREGAPAKQLAREAGLPLPTAYHLLRTLTHEGYLRRENGVFLFGAAAEKLTGGHVPAARPGVIADSLARWADHIGAPVYCALYRDGEIELVAVADNPATPAVREWASFRETGHAHALGQCLLVQLDERAREDHLDRYPVRPLTRYSVRDREAFLDRLRSMKRTEPVIERQEYALGTVCAAIPITVGPAVAAMAVSLPLEEEERLHAAIEQLRCEVTTFLRSFVFSISI from the coding sequence GTGACCACGGCATCGAGTACTGCTGTCCCGACACTGATCGGTTCGGTACAGCGGGCGTTGAGACTGATGGAGGCCGTGGGTGCCCATCGGGAAGGAGCTCCCGCCAAACAGCTCGCGAGGGAGGCGGGGCTCCCCCTTCCCACCGCCTACCACCTTCTGCGCACCCTGACCCATGAGGGGTATCTCCGCCGGGAGAACGGGGTGTTCCTGTTCGGTGCCGCTGCCGAGAAGCTCACCGGCGGTCATGTGCCGGCCGCCCGGCCCGGAGTCATCGCCGACTCGCTCGCGCGCTGGGCGGACCACATCGGGGCCCCCGTGTACTGCGCGCTCTACCGGGACGGTGAGATCGAACTGGTGGCGGTGGCCGACAACCCGGCCACCCCGGCCGTGCGCGAGTGGGCGTCCTTCCGTGAGACGGGCCATGCCCATGCGCTCGGCCAGTGTCTGCTGGTGCAGCTCGACGAGCGGGCGCGTGAGGACCATCTCGACCGTTACCCGGTGCGACCGCTGACGCGGTACTCCGTACGGGACCGTGAGGCGTTTCTCGACCGTCTGCGTTCGATGAAACGTACGGAACCCGTCATCGAGCGGCAGGAGTACGCGCTGGGAACGGTCTGCGCGGCCATTCCCATCACGGTCGGGCCCGCGGTGGCCGCGATGGCTGTTTCCCTCCCCCTGGAGGAAGAGGAACGACTGCACGCTGCTATCGAACAACTACGCTGTGAAGTGACGACGTTCTTGCGCTCGTTCGTGTTCTCTATCAGTATCTGA
- a CDS encoding metallophosphoesterase has protein sequence MTQGAGQEPVVRTATLRDFRVPPYAQTPLPPSPGHPGSAPLGEEPPEGYTPTARDLPVISRGDAGRDRVVPEPQPSQPAPARGPLYVVGDVHGYLDELLAALREQGLVDADGHWAAGNTRLWFLGDFTDRGPDGIGVIDLVMRLSAEAAAAGGYCKALMGNHELLLIGAKRFGDTPVNSGAGTATFQAAWLLNGGQKSDMDRLQEVHLQWMSRLDAVVEEDGHLLMHSDTTAYLDYGSTVEDVNDTVHAILTRHDADECWDLFRKLTKRFAFRDEGGAQAVRDLMAAYGGRRVVHGHSPIPYLLGEVGSEDGEDSSRPVVDGPHVYADGLAIAMDGGVTMAGKLLVVRLPLHD, from the coding sequence GTCCCCCGGGCATCCCGGCAGCGCCCCTCTGGGCGAGGAGCCTCCGGAGGGGTACACCCCCACCGCCCGCGACCTGCCGGTGATCAGCCGCGGTGACGCCGGCCGGGACCGGGTCGTGCCCGAGCCGCAGCCGTCGCAGCCCGCCCCGGCCCGCGGACCGCTGTACGTCGTCGGTGACGTCCACGGGTACCTCGACGAGCTGCTCGCCGCACTGCGCGAGCAGGGCCTCGTCGACGCCGACGGGCACTGGGCCGCCGGCAACACCCGGCTGTGGTTCCTCGGTGACTTCACCGACCGCGGCCCGGACGGCATCGGGGTCATCGACCTCGTCATGCGGCTGTCCGCGGAGGCCGCGGCGGCCGGTGGCTACTGCAAGGCCCTGATGGGGAACCACGAGCTCCTCCTCATCGGCGCCAAGCGCTTCGGCGACACCCCGGTGAACTCCGGGGCGGGCACCGCCACCTTCCAGGCGGCCTGGCTGCTCAACGGCGGCCAGAAGTCCGACATGGACCGGCTCCAGGAGGTCCACCTCCAGTGGATGTCCCGGCTCGACGCGGTCGTCGAGGAGGACGGGCATCTGCTGATGCACTCCGACACGACCGCCTACCTCGACTACGGCTCCACCGTCGAGGACGTCAACGACACGGTGCACGCCATTCTCACGCGCCATGACGCCGACGAGTGCTGGGACCTGTTCCGCAAGCTCACCAAGCGGTTCGCCTTCCGGGACGAGGGCGGTGCGCAGGCCGTACGCGACCTGATGGCGGCCTACGGCGGCCGGCGGGTCGTCCATGGTCACAGCCCGATTCCCTATCTGCTCGGCGAGGTCGGGTCGGAGGACGGCGAGGACAGCTCACGCCCGGTGGTGGACGGCCCGCACGTCTACGCCGACGGCCTCGCCATCGCCATGGACGGCGGAGTCACGATGGCCGGAAAGCTACTGGTCGTCCGACTCCCCCTGCATGACTGA
- a CDS encoding cupin domain-containing protein, with product MKAFRLDELEAERAANDGAYLQFVRERNMSVGLYALDAGALDPQQPHGQDEVYFVVSGRASITVGSETTQVARGSVVYVPAGTAHKFHHITEDLRVMVVFSPPEG from the coding sequence ATGAAGGCATTCAGACTGGACGAGCTGGAGGCGGAACGTGCCGCCAACGACGGCGCCTACCTGCAGTTCGTCCGGGAGCGCAACATGTCCGTGGGCCTGTACGCGCTGGACGCGGGCGCCCTCGATCCGCAGCAGCCGCACGGGCAGGACGAGGTCTACTTCGTCGTCAGCGGGCGGGCCTCGATCACGGTCGGTTCCGAGACCACCCAGGTCGCCAGGGGCAGTGTGGTCTACGTTCCCGCGGGCACGGCCCACAAGTTCCACCACATCACCGAGGACCTCCGGGTGATGGTGGTCTTCTCGCCGCCCGAGGGCTGA
- a CDS encoding GNAT family N-acetyltransferase, which produces MSDLDVRPAAITDLPAVVALLADDPLGAERESPDDLAPYRAAFRRLADDPNQHLVVAVRDAKVVGTLQLTVVPGLSRRGTVRSIIEGVRIHADERGSGLGTQLIQWAVDESRRQGCRLVQLTSDATRTDAHRFYERLGFTPSHVGFKLAL; this is translated from the coding sequence ATGAGTGATCTCGACGTACGCCCCGCCGCCATAACAGACCTCCCGGCCGTCGTGGCCCTGCTGGCCGACGACCCGCTCGGAGCGGAGCGGGAGTCGCCGGACGACCTCGCGCCCTACCGGGCCGCCTTCCGGCGCCTGGCGGACGATCCGAACCAGCACCTTGTCGTGGCGGTCCGTGACGCGAAGGTCGTCGGGACGCTGCAACTGACCGTCGTACCCGGGCTCTCACGGCGGGGCACCGTCCGGTCGATCATCGAGGGTGTGCGCATCCACGCCGACGAGCGTGGGAGCGGCCTCGGTACGCAGCTGATCCAGTGGGCGGTCGACGAGTCCCGCCGCCAGGGGTGCCGACTGGTCCAGCTGACATCCGACGCCACCCGGACCGACGCCCACCGCTTCTACGAGAGGCTCGGCTTCACCCCCAGCCATGTGGGGTTCAAGCTGGCCCTCTGA
- a CDS encoding MarR family winged helix-turn-helix transcriptional regulator codes for MTATDPALTALAQSWCALSLLHGKIETHLERALQAGHGLSVREYSLLDVLSRQHSGTGGHLQMKQVADAVVLSQSATTRLVTRLEDRGLLTRYLCDTDRRGIYTDVTEAGLALLGEARPTNDRALRAALDEAAENPELAPLVRTVEALNVPA; via the coding sequence ATGACAGCGACAGATCCGGCACTCACCGCTCTCGCCCAGAGCTGGTGCGCCCTCTCCCTGCTCCACGGAAAGATCGAGACCCATCTCGAACGGGCCCTGCAGGCGGGGCACGGCCTCAGCGTGCGCGAGTACTCCCTGCTCGACGTCCTGAGCCGCCAGCACAGCGGGACCGGCGGCCATCTGCAGATGAAGCAGGTCGCGGACGCCGTCGTCCTGAGCCAGAGCGCCACCACCCGGCTGGTCACCCGGCTCGAGGACCGCGGCCTGCTGACCCGCTATCTGTGCGACACCGACCGCCGGGGCATCTACACCGACGTCACGGAAGCAGGTCTCGCCCTGCTGGGCGAGGCGCGGCCGACCAACGACCGCGCTCTGCGCGCCGCACTCGACGAGGCAGCCGAGAACCCTGAACTCGCCCCTCTGGTCAGGACGGTGGAAGCGCTCAACGTTCCGGCCTGA
- a CDS encoding YibE/F family protein, with protein MTPPHNTPEPPRPESGSTQSHAHAHTHSHGPAAPVSQHLRKVIAAVLIPFATAVLVGLAAFWPGGSPAHERTGVGFDRQTEDGRVVRVDRVDCADVNAGQVPPTGDTSTPSGREAVNEQTGECKKATIEVTSGKDAGRTFVEIVQPDAARQLSQGQGVVVAYAPDAPRDLQYSVTDVDRSFPMALLAGLFALAVVAVGRLRGLMALVALAVSFAVLTLFILPAILQGSNPLVVAVIGASAIMLIALYTCHGLTARTSVAVLGTLISLVLIGLLGSLFIGWASLTGNTDDNTGLIHGLYPDIDMSGLLLAGVIIGSLGVLDDVTVTQTSAVWELHQADPAMGVRRLYRAGIRIGRDHIASVVNTLVLAYAGAALPLLLLFTIAQSSVGAVATSELVAEEIVRTLVGSIGLVASVPVTTVLAALVVSADRTEPGTAAGAPAPARTGRGRRRKA; from the coding sequence GTGACGCCCCCACACAACACACCCGAGCCCCCCCGCCCCGAATCGGGCAGTACGCAGAGTCATGCGCACGCCCACACCCACAGTCACGGACCGGCCGCGCCGGTGTCCCAGCACCTGCGCAAGGTCATCGCGGCCGTGCTGATCCCGTTCGCCACCGCCGTCCTCGTCGGGCTCGCGGCCTTCTGGCCCGGCGGGTCCCCGGCACACGAACGGACGGGGGTCGGTTTCGACCGGCAGACCGAGGACGGGCGCGTGGTGCGGGTCGACCGGGTCGACTGCGCCGATGTGAACGCCGGTCAGGTGCCGCCGACCGGCGACACCTCCACGCCCTCGGGCCGCGAGGCGGTGAACGAGCAGACCGGGGAGTGCAAGAAGGCCACGATCGAGGTGACGAGCGGCAAGGACGCGGGACGCACGTTCGTCGAGATCGTCCAGCCGGACGCCGCACGGCAGTTGAGCCAGGGCCAGGGCGTGGTCGTCGCGTACGCCCCGGATGCCCCCCGGGATCTGCAGTACTCCGTGACGGATGTGGACCGGTCGTTCCCGATGGCTCTGCTGGCCGGGCTCTTCGCCCTGGCGGTGGTCGCCGTGGGCAGGCTGCGCGGCCTGATGGCACTGGTCGCGCTCGCCGTCTCGTTCGCCGTGCTGACGCTGTTCATCCTGCCGGCGATCCTGCAGGGGTCGAACCCGCTGGTCGTCGCCGTCATCGGGGCGAGCGCGATCATGCTGATCGCGCTCTACACCTGCCACGGGCTGACGGCACGGACCTCCGTCGCCGTCCTCGGCACGCTGATCTCCCTGGTGCTGATCGGCCTCCTGGGCTCCCTCTTCATCGGCTGGGCCAGCCTGACCGGCAACACCGACGACAACACCGGCCTGATCCACGGGCTGTACCCGGACATCGACATGAGCGGCCTGCTGCTGGCCGGTGTCATCATCGGTTCGCTCGGTGTGCTCGACGACGTGACCGTCACCCAGACGTCGGCGGTCTGGGAGCTGCACCAGGCGGACCCCGCCATGGGCGTGCGGCGGCTCTACCGCGCGGGCATCAGGATCGGCCGTGACCACATCGCGTCGGTGGTCAACACCCTCGTCCTGGCGTACGCGGGCGCCGCGCTGCCCCTGCTGCTGCTGTTCACCATCGCGCAGAGCAGTGTCGGAGCGGTGGCCACCAGCGAACTCGTCGCCGAGGAGATCGTCCGGACGCTGGTCGGCTCGATCGGGCTGGTCGCCTCGGTACCGGTGACGACGGTGCTCGCGGCTCTGGTGGTGTCCGCGGACCGCACGGAGCCCGGCACCGCAGCCGGAGCTCCGGCGCCCGCGCGGACCGGGAGGGGACGGCGCCGCAAGGCGTGA